aaaatcctGAGTTAAAACaggaacaataaaatttgtttcgaaatatttgttGTTTGGAGTAAAGAACTTTCCGTCGAAGAAGTCGCAAATAGAAGAGCAGAAGAGTAAAGTATTTTGGAAGTTGCATCTGAAATGTGAATACATCGCGACGTTGCGTCGAGAGTACCGATGAGTTCGACGACGATCGGACGATCCACTTGAACGCGGTGCCCGCCTGCGAAAAACGCTCCCCGGAGTACGGTGGTTTTACTCTCGAACGAGCGTGCATTCATCTCAGACCAATCGCGCCGTGATTAATGGTACATTGTTTTTGTCTAAATTGAATCGTACGAGCGGATAGCAAGACCAGCCTCGACGCGGCGCAGAAAAATAACGGCGTGCGAACTATCGCGGGCGGATTAGCGTACCCGCTCCTTAATGGGAACGCGTTGGAGTCCGCTTTCCCTTCTCGCCTCGGATCCTCAGATTTCGTGGTTTTCCCCCGGTAATTTTCATTTCCGCGAATTCGTTGCATTCGTTGTTACGCGCCCGACTGCGAATTAATGGAACGAGCCTCCCGACGGTCGCTTTCGCGGCGTTTGGCAGTATTCCTCGGGTTACCCTCGTTTCCTTGAAGACGTTTCATatctcaatttcattttttattgcaaacacAAGAGAAGCTTCCAATTGGCTTCTAATTTCGTCGGGCGATACAGAGTTCTGAATTCGCGAGGGTAATCGCCTTTTATCGTCCGCCAGTTTCATCCTCGAAATTTCCTTCTCTCCGTCGTTCCTCCGCTCGACGGCTTTCGCGGTGAAATTGCGGCGGCGAATTAAccgaggaaatatttaaatcgcCTAGCAAGTGGAACAGGTTTCAATAGAATGTCGCGTCGATTCGAAAAGTAGATAAAAACCGTCTGTGTCAGACACGCGGCGCGACCCGATAGGCGGATCTTTCCTTAATTAACGGCGCGCGGTTGTGGGTACGTGCGCGCGTATTCGAAGCATTGTTATTTGGGGGAAAACGTGTACACCCGTGAAAGTTCTGGCGCCGCGTTTCCCCGTAGATCGAAATGCGCGATTAGGCCGGCGGCGTGTGAACCGTGTGCAGCAGATTGAACCGTGATTCGATCCGATTGTGCGCGTGCTCGCCAATTATAATTACCCAAGAGTGTAAGGTTCCCTCCGCGCGTTGTACAGGCAAATTAAAGCTGGGGCCAAAGGTCTCGGGAATTGCCTGCGGAGCCATTCGGAACCACAGTCTAGCGAACGCGTTGACCTATTATGCGAATCATTCTAATACTTAAAATCACCGCTTCAAGAAAATTCGCGTGATAGAAGAATCTGGTGCGTCCAGCAAATGTATCAGGGTTTAACTACAATTTGAGAAATTCGAAGTTtcccactggaaatattcaactttctaTAATGGATATAGACGAGatttgaaactaatgagaaaacacacgCGAACTAAGAGACAAAGAACTATGTCATActatattatatcaatattctattatatcaaAGTATTGTATACATTGTATAGTAGTTCTATATTCCAagtccaaagggttaaggtaTTCACTTTCTAACCACCGAAACTTCATTGATTTCTCTCGAAGGGTTAACACactcgctaccagcgtcacatatttgtcacggtaatcctatattttacataacgaatgaaattaatcctacagatatttctttagaaattacAAACTACGACATTCCATTTAACAactgactcgtttcagtttcattcttctaatattttgtttagattcatTGGACTGAAGATATTATAatcgaggagaccgtcaccgaaatacgcgctggtagcgaacgtgttaaggatgATCGCTTCCTGCATGCCTCGTTTCGCAACACAGTCGATCCTATCGTTACCGCCGCGCAGCTACGTAACCATTAAAAGTGTCTTTTTCTTCTCGCAGAAGATTGAGGAGTATTCGTCGAAGTTGCAGGAGGAATACATAGTGAGCGACATCGACCCCGAGAGCATCACGTTCATAGACTGCAACGAGGAGACGAACGGCTCGGGGACCGGCTCGTTCAACGCCTCGTTGAGCGAGGATGCCGAGGAGTCGTCGTCGTCCAGCCTGAAGGCGATGAAGCTGTACCGCGGCTCGCTGCCGGACCAGAGCAGCCCCATCGGCGACCTGGACGAACCCGCACAGACGAACCTGGAGACAGAGCCGGCGGCCGAACGGAGGCGAACGAAAGAGGAGTTCACGAAGTTCGCGGAGAGCATCGCCGTGCAGCTAGCGGAGATCCCGGACTCGTACTCGAGGTCCGTCGCGAAGCTCAGGATCAACCAGATCCTGTTCGAGGCGGAGATCGGCGTGTACGCGCAAACGCGCCGCTAACGAGTGCGATTCAGGGACATTATGGCGGATGTACTGCTggaagaggacgaggaggaTTGGTGAAACGGGGAAGACGAGTCCATTGGAGCATGGATCGGATTAATACGTAGAATCCTGGTGGGAGATGATAAGTGTTCGAAGTTTCCGGGTGTAAGCCGCGTCCGTTACGAATGATTTACCGATATTTCGCTGGCACTGCAGCTGGCATCATCAGGGgatcgagttagtttcacactGGTTGGCCGGAATCAGTGCTACCTATTTAAATGTATGCCTTGCTCGCCGTTGCGGATGAATGATCGCCAATCAGGCGTTTTTAATTGGTTAGCTGATCGATTACAGCACTGATTCTGGCTAACCGGTATCAGCGAGTCCTTCGACCCCTAATGATGCCAGTTGCGGCGAAGCGGAGCTTCAGGAGATCATTGCTAATGGACGCGACTTACACCGGAGAAATTTGAACACTTGTAGTGTTCTTGGATGGGACAGCTACGAACTCCTGGTGGCAGATATTTAGGTCTGGAGACTGTGGGAAGAATTGTTTGTTAGGGATGGAGATAGGGGATTGAGAGGGTCGTAGATGTTTGGCGTATATGCAGTGTTTCAACGATTCGTGTCGCTTGTTGGTGGTTTACTTGAGTAATGATGGAGTTTATGAGATTTTGTGATGTGACAGGGTTAAGGGGGATGATGAACTTGTGTATATACTGTAGAATGTtttttgtatagagttttaagtGGCTCTTGTTTTGGAATGTAATCCAGTGTATTTTTAGAGGAATTGGTTGTTGATTAAGTTCAAGATTAAACGGATAATTGTATTACTATTTTGTATGATTGTTGGGGTGAGCTGAAAATCAACTTCAAGCGACGACGACCGTTTGGATTATTGATACgccaattatatttttcatttgtaacacCTTCAATGAATGATTCTTACCGCAGTCTCGTAGATCCGTGGAATCGAATATTTTCCGCCAGTGGCGTTACCATGCGCGGACGATGGACTCGATGATGACCAACATTGACGTTGAAACGGAATAACTCTTGGAATGGGAGAACCGATCCGTTCCAACCAGAtcgaatatgtaatattattagcGACGCCGTCAGTTGGGCACGAGTACGTGTTGTAATATTATGATaaaaaaaagaggaataaaATCTGTAATAGTGTTGGTTGCGTTGTAAAGCGCAGCCATTTTAATAGCACTTCCAATTTTAGACTATAGTTGAGTTTAAATTTGAAGTTTATCGAGAAGCGACAGCATGATTTGTTTCCTTAATGCTCACTAGTTGttatgaacaaaaaaaaaagaaggaagaggaagaagaagatgaagttAACAATTGTAGAAACATATTATAAACTCTCGATTTAAACGtacaattattttcgatttccgTATTGGaacgaagaataatattctaaacgcgttaacacgttgaccgccgaaACTCTTCGTTATTGGTACTCCAATGATTttctttaacattaaacgttACGAATATTCACGACTTCGTAATTGCCATTGAAACATACATCTCGCTGTTGAATTCAATTGTAAGTTACCGTTGTGTTCGTTGTGATTTAACTGTGTTCACGATATTTACGATTGTTTCTTCTCGCGCGAACGAGAGGCGACGGTCGACGTGTTGATTAATCATAAAATTCGATAGGAAGCTCGAAATCGATGAACGATAATCACGAACGATGGTTAAAGATTTGAGATTTTAGACGGAGAGGGGTGAaacgaatttattgaaatttgtccTTCCTCGAGGGGCGTGACTTCAATGCATACGTAGTAAACATTGTACGATAAAGAGCACGCGATGGTTACGAGATTAATGTAGTGCGTTTACCGCTCATTACGGGATAAGAGAACTGTTTATACTtaatagttatatttttttGATAATTGTACACGATTCGATCCTTTTTTCCTGGGAGTGTGTCGTTTAAGGGCCCGGGAACAAAATTCTCAAACCTCCGTGAAACGAACGAGTGTATTCTACCTTTAAGGTGTACTATTGCGAAATCAAAACCGTTAGGGACTTAACAAAGGAAAAGGGCGGGGTAAAGGTCATTCTCGAAACGGCGTTTCTCGTTATGTGCATTTCCCGTGAAAGCGCGTGAGCTTCTCAACCGTGCGAGAAATTTATTCGAAGTATTGGAAAACAACGCGGTATTGATTTACATCGATtcgcttttaaaaataaatatattccatGGGCATTTCGAGACCATTTTCGACATTGTCAAGTAAACAGCGAATGTTTAATATGAACATTCAatgatattctattttaacaaGTTTCTGTCA
This portion of the Nomia melanderi isolate GNS246 chromosome 11, iyNomMela1, whole genome shotgun sequence genome encodes:
- the LOC143175069 gene encoding uncharacterized protein LOC143175069 isoform X1 — its product is MPRHDDWDESETTTTNDDTRLAMEWTRDKTLELLREYKQRPVLWDWNARGYRDRAKRKHAIQELAEILCCNTLEIEKKITNLKCQYSREVHKIQNSRDAATGPDDVYVSKWFAFEAMQFLQFGTRRYSKRKKKIEEYSSKLQEEYIVSDIDPESITFIDCNEETNGSGTGSFNASLSEDAEESSSSSLKAMKLYRGSLPDQSSPIGDLDEPAQTNLETEPAAERRRTKEEFTKFAESIAVQLAEIPDSYSRSVAKLRINQILFEAEIGVYAQTRR
- the LOC143175069 gene encoding uncharacterized protein LOC143175069 isoform X2, which gives rise to MPRHDDWDESETTTTNDDTRLAMEWTRDKTLELLREYKQRPVLWDWNARGYRDRAKRKHAIQELAEILCCNTLEIEKKITNLKCQYSREVHKIQNSRDAATGPDDVYVSKWFAFEAMQFLQFGTRRYSKRKKLQEEYIVSDIDPESITFIDCNEETNGSGTGSFNASLSEDAEESSSSSLKAMKLYRGSLPDQSSPIGDLDEPAQTNLETEPAAERRRTKEEFTKFAESIAVQLAEIPDSYSRSVAKLRINQILFEAEIGVYAQTRR
- the LOC143175069 gene encoding uncharacterized protein LOC143175069 isoform X3; this encodes MPRHDDWDESETTTTNDDTRLAMEWTRDKTLELLREYKQRPVLWDWNARGYRDRAKRKHAIQELAEILCCNTLEIEKKITNLKCQYSREVHKIQNSRDAATGPDDVYVSKWFAFEAMQFLQFGTRRYSKRKKEEYIVSDIDPESITFIDCNEETNGSGTGSFNASLSEDAEESSSSSLKAMKLYRGSLPDQSSPIGDLDEPAQTNLETEPAAERRRTKEEFTKFAESIAVQLAEIPDSYSRSVAKLRINQILFEAEIGVYAQTRR